One region of Jatrophihabitans cynanchi genomic DNA includes:
- a CDS encoding S53 family peptidase: MPKRHVAAALGAVSALVAGILAASPGAEAAPAAKVIPNTAPSWVGHAQHLGHASTKARVQAKVYLAPRGGLAALQRAALAVSTPGSATYRQFLNPAQYRAQYAPTRQTVAEVESWLRSSGLKVTGVESHYRYISVSGTAAAAKRAFGATIDRYRHDGQTVQAPSRTLTAPASVGAAVLTVTGLDTTAHKVEPTNVKAQLPPPAGFRNARPCSTYFGQLKAKTQADFHTPLPQFDGKYLSYAPCGYTGPQFRAAYEGNTTLDGQGVTVAITDAFAAPTIFNDANKYAENHGDGAYRGGQFSQWTAGKFRHVAECGGNGWYGEETLDVEAVHAMAPAANIIYYGAASCYDNDLLAALAQAVDDNAAQLVTNSWGEVEEGESSDSIAAYEQVFLQGAMQGISFMFSSGDNGDELANSGIKQADYPTSDPYVTSVGGTSAAIGADGSMSFETGWGTVKYSLSADGQSWNPVGYLYGAGGGTSSLFNQPAYQAGVVRSSYRTVPDVAMDADPNTGMLVGETQTFPDGKYYDEYRIGGTSLASPLFAGMTALSLQNAGGGVGLLNPVIYGNATSGVFNDIKGTAKQAGDVRVDFANGVDATGGLLYSVRTFNQDSSLQVRKGWDNVTGLGTPNGGWLTAIAPPT; this comes from the coding sequence ATGCCCAAACGCCACGTCGCCGCCGCGCTCGGCGCAGTGTCGGCGCTCGTCGCCGGAATCCTGGCCGCATCGCCAGGAGCAGAGGCGGCACCCGCCGCGAAGGTCATCCCCAACACCGCGCCCAGTTGGGTCGGCCACGCTCAGCACCTCGGCCACGCCAGCACGAAGGCCCGCGTCCAGGCCAAGGTCTACCTCGCGCCGCGCGGCGGCCTGGCCGCCCTGCAGCGCGCCGCACTTGCGGTGTCGACCCCCGGCAGCGCCACCTACCGCCAGTTCCTGAACCCGGCGCAGTACCGCGCCCAGTACGCCCCGACCCGGCAGACCGTGGCCGAGGTCGAGTCGTGGCTGCGCTCGTCCGGGCTGAAGGTCACCGGCGTCGAGTCGCACTACCGCTACATCTCGGTCAGTGGCACCGCCGCGGCGGCCAAGCGGGCCTTCGGCGCGACGATCGACCGCTATCGGCACGACGGGCAGACGGTCCAGGCACCCAGCCGTACGCTCACCGCCCCCGCGTCCGTCGGTGCGGCCGTCCTCACCGTCACCGGGCTGGACACCACCGCGCACAAGGTCGAGCCGACCAACGTCAAGGCGCAACTGCCGCCGCCGGCAGGTTTCCGTAACGCGCGGCCGTGCTCGACCTACTTCGGCCAGTTGAAGGCGAAGACCCAGGCGGACTTCCACACCCCGTTGCCACAGTTCGACGGCAAGTACCTGTCCTACGCGCCGTGCGGCTACACCGGCCCGCAGTTCCGTGCCGCCTATGAGGGCAACACCACGCTGGACGGTCAGGGCGTCACGGTCGCGATCACCGACGCGTTCGCCGCGCCGACGATCTTCAACGACGCCAACAAGTACGCCGAGAACCACGGCGACGGCGCGTACCGGGGTGGCCAGTTCAGCCAGTGGACCGCGGGCAAGTTCCGGCACGTCGCCGAATGTGGCGGCAACGGCTGGTACGGCGAGGAGACGCTGGACGTCGAGGCCGTGCACGCCATGGCACCGGCCGCGAACATCATCTACTACGGTGCGGCCAGCTGCTACGACAACGACCTGCTGGCGGCGCTCGCCCAGGCCGTCGACGACAACGCCGCGCAACTGGTGACCAACTCCTGGGGCGAGGTCGAGGAGGGCGAGAGCTCGGACTCGATCGCGGCGTACGAGCAGGTCTTCCTGCAGGGCGCGATGCAGGGCATCAGCTTCATGTTCTCCTCCGGTGACAACGGTGACGAACTGGCGAACTCGGGCATCAAGCAGGCCGACTACCCGACGTCCGACCCGTACGTGACCAGCGTCGGCGGCACGTCCGCCGCCATCGGTGCGGACGGCAGCATGAGCTTCGAGACCGGCTGGGGAACCGTGAAGTACAGCCTGTCGGCGGACGGCCAGTCATGGAACCCGGTCGGGTACCTGTACGGCGCCGGCGGCGGGACGTCCTCGCTGTTCAACCAGCCGGCCTACCAGGCGGGCGTGGTGCGCAGCTCGTACCGGACCGTGCCGGACGTCGCGATGGATGCCGACCCGAACACCGGCATGCTGGTCGGTGAGACGCAGACCTTCCCGGACGGCAAGTACTACGACGAGTACCGCATCGGCGGCACGAGCCTGGCCTCGCCGCTGTTCGCCGGGATGACCGCGCTCAGCTTGCAGAACGCAGGCGGCGGGGTGGGGCTGCTCAACCCGGTGATCTATGGCAACGCGACGAGCGGGGTGTTCAACGACATCAAGGGCACGGCCAAGCAGGCCGGCGACGTCCGGGTCGACTTCGCCAACGGGGTCGACGCGACCGGCGGGCTGCTGTACTCGGTACGCACCTTCAACCAGGACTCGAGCCTGCAGGTGCGCAAGGGCTGGGACAACGTGACCGGGCTCGGCACGCCGAACGGTGGCTGGCTGACCGCGATCGCGCCACCCACATGA